The nucleotide sequence ACTTTGGAATGTGGTTTTCACATACTGGAATTTTCACTCTTTTGATAGAACTTAACGCTCCTGTGTGGGCTGTAACGTTGGCTGCGGCGATGGCGTTTATACCAAATGTTTTTTTAGCTCCGATAAATGGCATAATAATAGATAAATTTAGTGCAAAACCTATGATGATATTTCTTATGCTTATAGAAACTGTGACTGTTTTGATGCTAGTTTTTATAGATGATCTTAGTTTGCTTCCGCTTTTATTTGTTCTTATATTTGTTAGAATGGGAACTGGAGTGACTTATTTCCAAACAGAGATGAGTTTGCTTCCTAGTTTGATGACTAAAAAAAATCTCAAACTAGCAAACGAGATACACTCTATCATTTGGGCTGCATCATACACCGCAGGTATGGGAATAGCCGGAGTTTTTATACATTATTTCGGTATCAAAGAGGCATTTTTGTTTGATTTTGGATTGTATATTTTAGGAATGTTTCTACTTACAAAGCTTAGAGTTCCAGATATCATAAAAACAAGAACGCAAAAAGTATTTGAGATGATGAAAGATGGTCTAAAATATATAAAAAGTAGCCCTCTTATAATGCATCTTATACTGCTTCACTCTTTTGTAGGTATAACCGCGTATGATAATCTAATAGCTCTTATGGCAAATTACAAATACAAAGAGATAATGAGCGTATCTTTGATAATCGGTTTTATGAATATGACTAGAGCTATATCGCTTGTAGTAGGACCTATCGCACTTAGTAAATTTACAAACACAAAGACGCTTATTTGGCTTTTTGTCGGTGAGTTTTTAGGTATATCTTTGTGGGCGATTTTACAGTTTGATTACTATTTAGGGCTTATAGGATTAGTAGCAGCAGGATTTTGCACATCTACTCTTTGGTCATTTACATTTACAATGCTTCAAAACAGCTGCGACAAAAAGTATTACGGGCGCGTTATAGCTTATAAAGATATGGTGTATTTCATAATATCTGCTAGTGTATCTTTGCTTATAGGTTTAGCTTATGAGCTTGGTATGGAGCTTTATATGATAACATTTGTAATGGGATTTATGTTTTTTCTAGGTGCGTTTTATTATAAATTTGTCTATGAGAAGTATTTTTTATAACTTCTCATAGTAGCTTGAGCCGATATCTACTATTTTTGTATAAAGATCAGTATATGGAACTAGATCGGCGTGACCTACATATAGTCTTCCAAAAGGTTTTAAGATCTTATGAAATCTTTCTATAGTCATCAGCCTATACTCTTCATCAAAATATATCATCATATTTCTTGATAATATTATATCAAACATTCCTAGTTTAAATAAGCTTTCATCAAATATATTTGCTACTTTAAACTCCATTTGAGGCATTAGTTCTTTTTTGATTTGGTACATATCATCAACTCTGTTGAAATACATATGTTTTTGATTTGAGCTTACGTTTTGTATAGATCTTTGGTTGTAGATACCTTCTTTACACTTTTGGATAACTTCTGAGTTTATATCTATACCTACTATTTTTAATCTTTGTCTATCTATACCGATAGTTTTTGCGATCATTCCTAAGGAATATACCTCTTCACCGCTGCTGCAAGGAGCACACAAAATCTTTACGTTGTCGCTCAAAGCCATAGTATTTGCATAGTATATAACAGAGTTTAGTTGATTTAACTCTCTGTAAAAATAGGTTTCGTTTATAGTTATTAAATTTAAAAGCTCTTGTCTGAGTTTTGATTCAAAAGATACTTTTTTTAATAAAGCGTCCATATCAGGTATATTTTTATTTGTAGCAAAGTTGGATATCTTGGTTTTGATGATATCTTTTTTGTTGGTTAAATCATTGCCGCATAGTTTTTTGATCAGACTAATTAATGCTTGTAGTCCATTTTCATCATATACAAATTCACTCATTAATAAATCTCTCTAATTTAATTTTTATATCGTGTAAGTTTGCAGTTTCTAATTTCGTATTTAACTCTTTTGCGCGTTTTGGCATACCATATACTATGGCTGATTCTTCATTTTCAGCTATGCATTTTGCTCCAGCTTTGTATAATTTATCTAGCCCAACAGCGCCATCATCTCCTATACCAGTTAGTAGTATAGCCATAACGCTTACGTATTTACAGATAGGAACTGCTGAGTTAAACAGCATATTAACATTTGGGTTAAACGTAGTTGTGATTTTACTTTCATCGATATTTGCGCTTAGTGTTTGTGAGTTTAGTATTACACTATTTTTCCCGCAGATATACACTTTGTTTTCAAGATGTATTTTTTTATCTAGTAGCTCTACATCTGGATTTATATCTTGATTAAACTGTGTAACAAAACTATGCATAAACATAGAACTCATATGCTGAGCTATCACTACTGAGGTATTTTTTGGAAGATTTAGATCAAAAAGTAGTTTTTTAAGATGACCAGGGCCGCCCGTGGATGCTCCTATAAGGATAAGTTTTGGTTTCAAATTTGAAAACTCCTAATTAAAATTTAATTTTATACTTAATATGGTTTAAAAAAGTATAATTATGTTATTTTCAAATTCGTAGTATAATATAATTTCATTATTAAGTCAATTTGCATTTATAAATCAGTCTTTGTTTGGCGAGTCTTTTTTATATAGAATTTAGTGGCTTTAATGTATAATCGAAAATTAATTACAGACCAAGGATTTTTATGGCTGATGAAGTTATAATGCCGCCCATAATCGTAGATACGAAAAGCCCATATCAAGAAATGGAGTTTATAGCTTCTAACGCTAGAGTTAGTGTTGATAATGTTGATTTTAATATAATTTCCATAGATACACAGTATAAATTAAAATCTGATGATGATTTTGTAAGTGCTACTCAGAGCGAAATTCGTATGTTTGATGATGACGAGTTTATGTCTAATCCAAATTTATCAATATCTCAAAATTATAAAGTAGAATTTTTTGATAAGCGTATTAAAAAGCAGCCTGTGTTGCCAAAAGTATCACTAGGCACAAATAAAAATATGACAAAAGTAGTAGCCTCTATAAAAGAGGATTCAAACGTAAAATACTATCCCACATTTGAACAAGATCTTATAAATTTCATACAAAAAAAGCTGTTAAGAGCAAATATATTGATAGGCATAAGAGATCATATGATGATTAGAGAGATAAATAAAGTAACTTCGATTTTACGTATAAAAGAGATTATCGATAAAGCATTGACGTTTGTAGTAGTCACAGGAGTAGATCCAGTCGTTGCAGTAGATGATAATATTATATTTTACTATAAAAGCAAATTAAAAAATAGCGAAAAAGATAAAGACGATAAGATAAATTACTCCAACAGAGGATTTGTTCAAGGAGTTATGGAAGGCGAAGTTATTATAGAGTATATAAAGCCTAAAATAGGAGTTGTCGGTAGAAATGTTAAAGGAGATATTATCTCTGTTTATGAACCAAAAATTTCGATAAAAGAGAAAATTAACGTAAGTCAAAACATAGACGTAAAAGAAGATGATAATAGTATAAAATACATAGCTAAGAAAAATGGTTATGTGAGCGAAGAAAAAGGTATATACGATATAAAAGATGAGCTTGATATAAATGAAGTAAGTTTTAAAACAACTGGATCTATAGAAACTAGCTTAGAATCAGACGTAAAAATTAATATTAAAGAAAAAGATATTTTAAAAGACGCCGTCGGTGCTGGTATGAGCATAGAAACAACTTCTATAAATGTAGAGGGAAACGTAGCTAAAGGTGCAAATATCGTAGCTAAAGACGTTGTTATAGGCGGTCAGACTCATGCAAAATCAGCTATCAAAGCTCAAACAGCAGAGATATCTGTTCATTTAGGACGATTGATATGCGATGAAGCAAGGATAGATAGATTAGAAAGTGGTTATGTTCGGGCAAAAAAGGTATTTATAAACTCAGTTATAGGTGGAGAAATAATAGCAAATGAAGTTCATATCAAGTGTCTTTTTTCAAACTCTAGCATAACTGCATCTGCTTTGGTAGAAATAGATGAGCTAAAAGGAACGAATAATAGAATTTGTATAGATTCTGGAGGGGTATTGAATTACGAAGGAAAATTAGAAGAGTACTCTAAAACTATGTCTAAGCTAAAAAAAGATATATCAATTATGCCAAGAGAGTTAGAAGGCAAAAAAAATATTATAGATTCAAATAAAGAATCCGTAAATTCAATAAAACAGAGAATAGAAGAGTTAAGAAGTGCAAAAAAAGCACCTCCTATGTCATTTCTAAACAAATTAAAAGATTTCCAAGCTTTAGTTTATGAATATAATAGTATGTTAAAAGATCTAAATGGTAAAAAAGCTGCTTTAAATGATTTAAAAGAAGAGTTAAAAAGCATACAAAGTCTTGTCTTTGAAGCTAAAATTATAAATAAAGATAGGTGGAAAGAGTTAAATGAGATTAAATTTAAATTGATTGAACCAAAAAAAGATATTACTTATAGCACGAGAGAAAATGAGTTGGCAAAGCTCATAACATTAAGGCGCGCTACTTTGGGTGATGAAGAGATATATGAAATAAAAAAATCAAACGAGATATAACAATGATAAAAGCAATAGAAGGAATAATTACAAAAAAAGAGCCGACTAACGTCTGGATAAAAACTCTTAGCGGAGTGAGCTATGGAGTTTCTATATCGCTTTTTACTAGCGCAAGTTTGCAAAAAGGTGAAAAAGTCGAACTTTTTATAACTCAAGTTATAAGAGAAGATGCAAATTTGCTTTATGGTTTCATAAAAGAGAGTGAGCAGCGTATATTTGAAATGCTTTTAAAAGTAAATGGTATAGGAGCTTCAACGGCTATGGCGGTTTGTTCTAGTCTAGGTCCTGATGAGTTTAGTATAGCAGTTATGAATGGTGATGACGCTGTTTTAAGAAGAGTTCCTGGGATAGGTCCAAAAACTGCAAGAACTCTTATAGCTCAGCTAAGTGATGCTAAGTTTGGAGAGATTAACTCTATGCCAAGTTATCAGAATGAAGCGTTTATGGCTTTAGAGAGTTTAGGTTTTAAAAGAGATAGAATTTCAAAAGTATTAAATGAATGTTCTAGTAACGATACTGCTTCTCTTATCAAAGAAGCACTTAAAAAACTTGCGTAAGGATAGTTATGAAATTTGGTATAGTATTTGGCGGAGTGAGTTTTGAACATGAGATAAGTATAGTTTCAGCCATAGCTGTAAAAAAAGCTTTAAAGTGCGAACTTAGTTTTATTTTCGTAGATAAGCTTGGGGATTTTTATCTTATAAATAGTGATGATATGAGAGCGAATTTTTTTAGTAGTTATAAATATAAAAACTCAAAAAAACTTCATCTAAAAAAGGGTGGTTTTGCTACTCACGGGATATTTGGTATGAATGATCTAAATGTGGATTGTTATATAAATTTAATACACGGTAGAGATGGCGAAGATGGAAAAATAGCTGGTATGTTTGAGTTTTATAATATAGCTTTTATCGGACCTAGATTAGAAGCTAGCGTGATGAGTTTCAACAAAGAACTCACAAAACTATTAGCTCATAAATGCGCGGTAAAATCTCTACCTTATGAGATGATAAAAAGAGGCGATAGAGTTAAAACTGAGCTTCCTTTTATACTAAAACCAGCAAGACTTGGAAGTAGTATCGGCGTTAGCGTTGTTAGGGATATTTCAAATTTAGATTATGCGTTAGATGTGGCATTTGAGTTTGATCAAGATATCTTAGTAGAGCCTTTTAAAGAGGGTATAAGAGAGTTTAATTTAGCAGGATTTAAAGCTGAAAATGAGTTTATATACTCTTTTATAGAGGAGCCAAAAAAGAGTGATTTTTTAGATTTTGAACAAAAATATATGAGTTTTTCTAGTAGCTGTGCAAAAGAAGCGAGTATAGATGATAGCCTGAAAATAGCGATAAAAGACGCTTTTGCTAAAATTTATAATGGCGGAAATTTCGATGGAGCTTTGATAAGATGCGACTTCTTTGTTTTAGATAACGAGGTTTATCTAAATGAGATAAATCCAAACCCTGGAAGTATGGCGAACTATCTATTTACCGATTTTACGTCATCTGTAAAAAAGTTGGCAAATTCTATAAAACCACAGAAAAATATAGATATAGACTATAAATTTATTAATTCCATAACAAGCAATAAAGGTAAGCTAGCATAGAACTTTAAAATCTTTCTAAGCCAAATTTATGTAGAATTTTACATAAAATTCTACATCAAGGATCTGTCATGGCTACATTTAGTAAAAATGAAGTATATACCGCAACAGAAGTCGTGAGAAATTTTAGTTCCATACTTACTAAAATTGCAAAAGCAGAGATGAAAAGAGCGTTTATAGTTAAAAACAATCGCTTTGAAGCGGTACTTTTAAATATGGACGAGTACGAAAGACTAAATGAAGCAGTAGTTTTGCTAGAAGCGATATATACTACTCAAAAAAAAGAGAGAGTTGAAAATGGCGATTAAAGATATAAAGGTAAATGGCGGAGTTTATAGCATAAATTATGATATTGTAAATCCTAATGCAGAGACTTCTATCTTGATTTTGCATGGTTGGGGTGCAAATAAAGAGATTATGAAAAAAGCTTTTTTAAATCATTTAGAAGATTTCAAACAGATATATATAGATCTCCCCGGCTTTGGTAAAAGCACGCTAAATCATCCTTTAAATACAAAAAAATACGCTATTATAGTATCTGAGTTTTTAAATTTAATAGACATAAAACCTGATTTCATAATGGGGCATAGTTTTGGCGGCAAAGTTGCTAGTTTGTTAAATAGTCCTAGACTGGTTCTTTTAAGTAGCGCTGGTATAATAACTAAAAAACCATTTTTAGTTCGCTTTAAGATAAAGATTTTTAAACTGATTAAATTATTTGGTTTTGGTAAGTTTTATAAGCTGTTTGCGACAAAAGATGTAGCTGGAATGAGTAAAGAGATGTATGAAACTCTAAAAAATGTTGTTGATGAGGATTTTAGACATATTTTTGCAAATTGCAAGGCTAAGACGTTGATTTTCTGGGGAAAAGACGATAAAGCAACACCTCTTAAAAGCGGAGAAACTATATCTAAACTGATCGCAAATAGCGAGTTTTATCCGCTAAATGGTGATCACTTTTTCTTTTTGTTACACTCTAAATTTATAAGCGATAAGATAAAAATCTCCTTAGCAGATGAAGCTCAAAGTAAAAAATTAGACGACGAACATATGCAAGACTGTATTTTAGAAGCAGGAGATGATGATGCTTGAGATATCTTTAAAATTAGTTTCAAATTTCATTATAACACTCTGTTTTAGTTTGTATATTATCACTGTGCTGCAATGGTATAATTATAAATTTGAGCGTGTGTTATTTCATTATACGAAGCCTTTGTGGCATCTTTATTACGTTATTATTCCATTGATATATATCAGTATGTTTCAAAGTTATGTTATTTTATTTGTCGGAGCTATTTTATATAGTGTGGCTATCATTTTATGGCAAAAAAAGCTTGATAAAAAACTAGTTTTTACAAATCGAGTTAAGAGATTTTTTCTTTTTTTAGCTGCGTTTTTTGTTGTTAGTTTATTTTTTAAATTTGAACAAATAGCTGTACTGCAGCTCATATTTAGCGTTGGTTTTGCTCTTTGTTTTAGTTTTATTTATGAGTATGTTTTGGCTTTGAAATTTAAAAAAGAGGCTAAAATTAAGATAAATAATATTCCAAATTTAAAAATCATATTGATAACTGCTAGTTTTGGTAAAACTAGTATGAAAAATTTTCTTTATGATATGCTAAAAAATGATTTCAATGTTTATAAAACCCCAAGAAGTGTAAATACCTTATCAGGAATTATAAGAGATATAAATGAAAATCTAAGTTTTAATACTCAAATTTATATAGCCGAAGCAGGTGCCAGACTAAAAGGAGACATCAAAGATATA is from Campylobacter fetus subsp. testudinum 03-427 and encodes:
- a CDS encoding H+ antiporter protein, major facilitator superfamily (Pfam match to PF07690.12 MFS_1); the encoded protein is MIKYLALLRYNSNLRILTSIQFICYFGMWFSHTGIFTLLIELNAPVWAVTLAAAMAFIPNVFLAPINGIIIDKFSAKPMMIFLMLIETVTVLMLVFIDDLSLLPLLFVLIFVRMGTGVTYFQTEMSLLPSLMTKKNLKLANEIHSIIWAASYTAGMGIAGVFIHYFGIKEAFLFDFGLYILGMFLLTKLRVPDIIKTRTQKVFEMMKDGLKYIKSSPLIMHLILLHSFVGITAYDNLIALMANYKYKEIMSVSLIIGFMNMTRAISLVVGPIALSKFTNTKTLIWLFVGEFLGISLWAILQFDYYLGLIGLVAAGFCTSTLWSFTFTMLQNSCDKKYYGRVIAYKDMVYFIISASVSLLIGLAYELGMELYMITFVMGFMFFLGAFYYKFVYEKYFL
- the cheR gene encoding MCP protein methyltransferase (Pfam match to PF01739.14 CheR), with protein sequence MSEFVYDENGLQALISLIKKLCGNDLTNKKDIIKTKISNFATNKNIPDMDALLKKVSFESKLRQELLNLITINETYFYRELNQLNSVIYYANTMALSDNVKILCAPCSSGEEVYSLGMIAKTIGIDRQRLKIVGIDINSEVIQKCKEGIYNQRSIQNVSSNQKHMYFNRVDDMYQIKKELMPQMEFKVANIFDESLFKLGMFDIILSRNMMIYFDEEYRLMTIERFHKILKPFGRLYVGHADLVPYTDLYTKIVDIGSSYYEKL
- the cheB' gene encoding MCP protein-glutamate methylesterase (Pfam match to PF01339.13 CheB_methylest), which gives rise to MKPKLILIGASTGGPGHLKKLLFDLNLPKNTSVVIAQHMSSMFMHSFVTQFNQDINPDVELLDKKIHLENKVYICGKNSVILNSQTLSANIDESKITTTFNPNVNMLFNSAVPICKYVSVMAILLTGIGDDGAVGLDKLYKAGAKCIAENEESAIVYGMPKRAKELNTKLETANLHDIKIKLERFINE
- a CDS encoding putative protein (DUF342 domain) (Pfam match to PF03961.9 DUF342), whose translation is MADEVIMPPIIVDTKSPYQEMEFIASNARVSVDNVDFNIISIDTQYKLKSDDDFVSATQSEIRMFDDDEFMSNPNLSISQNYKVEFFDKRIKKQPVLPKVSLGTNKNMTKVVASIKEDSNVKYYPTFEQDLINFIQKKLLRANILIGIRDHMMIREINKVTSILRIKEIIDKALTFVVVTGVDPVVAVDDNIIFYYKSKLKNSEKDKDDKINYSNRGFVQGVMEGEVIIEYIKPKIGVVGRNVKGDIISVYEPKISIKEKINVSQNIDVKEDDNSIKYIAKKNGYVSEEKGIYDIKDELDINEVSFKTTGSIETSLESDVKINIKEKDILKDAVGAGMSIETTSINVEGNVAKGANIVAKDVVIGGQTHAKSAIKAQTAEISVHLGRLICDEARIDRLESGYVRAKKVFINSVIGGEIIANEVHIKCLFSNSSITASALVEIDELKGTNNRICIDSGGVLNYEGKLEEYSKTMSKLKKDISIMPRELEGKKNIIDSNKESVNSIKQRIEELRSAKKAPPMSFLNKLKDFQALVYEYNSMLKDLNGKKAALNDLKEELKSIQSLVFEAKIINKDRWKELNEIKFKLIEPKKDITYSTRENELAKLITLRRATLGDEEIYEIKKSNEI
- the ruvA gene encoding RuvABC resolvasome, subunit RuvA (Pfam matches to PF01330.17 RuvA_N, and to PF14520.2 HHH_5, and to PF07499.9 RuvA_C) yields the protein MIKAIEGIITKKEPTNVWIKTLSGVSYGVSISLFTSASLQKGEKVELFITQVIREDANLLYGFIKESEQRIFEMLLKVNGIGASTAMAVCSSLGPDEFSIAVMNGDDAVLRRVPGIGPKTARTLIAQLSDAKFGEINSMPSYQNEAFMALESLGFKRDRISKVLNECSSNDTASLIKEALKKLA
- the ddlA gene encoding D-alanine--D-alanine ligase (Pfam matches to PF07478.9 Dala_Dala_lig_C, and to PF01820.17 Dala_Dala_lig_N), with the protein product MKFGIVFGGVSFEHEISIVSAIAVKKALKCELSFIFVDKLGDFYLINSDDMRANFFSSYKYKNSKKLHLKKGGFATHGIFGMNDLNVDCYINLIHGRDGEDGKIAGMFEFYNIAFIGPRLEASVMSFNKELTKLLAHKCAVKSLPYEMIKRGDRVKTELPFILKPARLGSSIGVSVVRDISNLDYALDVAFEFDQDILVEPFKEGIREFNLAGFKAENEFIYSFIEEPKKSDFLDFEQKYMSFSSSCAKEASIDDSLKIAIKDAFAKIYNGGNFDGALIRCDFFVLDNEVYLNEINPNPGSMANYLFTDFTSSVKKLANSIKPQKNIDIDYKFINSITSNKGKLA
- a CDS encoding putative toxin-antitoxin system, antitoxin component, Phd/YefM family (Pfam match to PF02604.15 PhdYeFM_antitox) codes for the protein MATFSKNEVYTATEVVRNFSSILTKIAKAEMKRAFIVKNNRFEAVLLNMDEYERLNEAVVLLEAIYTTQKKERVENGD
- a CDS encoding alpha/beta hydrolase family protein (Pfam match to PF12695.3 Abhydrolase_5), translating into MAIKDIKVNGGVYSINYDIVNPNAETSILILHGWGANKEIMKKAFLNHLEDFKQIYIDLPGFGKSTLNHPLNTKKYAIIVSEFLNLIDIKPDFIMGHSFGGKVASLLNSPRLVLLSSAGIITKKPFLVRFKIKIFKLIKLFGFGKFYKLFATKDVAGMSKEMYETLKNVVDEDFRHIFANCKAKTLIFWGKDDKATPLKSGETISKLIANSEFYPLNGDHFFFLLHSKFISDKIKISLADEAQSKKLDDEHMQDCILEAGDDDA